In Pseudomonas alcaliphila JAB1, a single window of DNA contains:
- the phnC gene encoding phosphonate ABC transporter ATP-binding protein: MRAAIRVDRLNKSFGRKQALFDLALSVQPGEMVALIGASGSGKSTLLRHLAGLARGDAGSIEVLGRQVQADGRLNGDVRRQRADIGYIFQQFNLVGRLSVMQNVLLGGLGRMPRWRGSLSLFNAEERQRAMQALERVGLAEFAAQRASTLSGGQQQRVAIARALCQQAEVILADEPIASLDPESARKVMEILADINRCDGKTVVVTLHQVDYAVRYCQRAVALKGGRIHFDGPTESFNPDFLNDLYGGDLDISLLLPQGQRPRAVERPLTLAKA; the protein is encoded by the coding sequence ATGCGCGCAGCGATTCGAGTCGACCGTCTGAACAAGAGCTTCGGCCGCAAACAGGCGTTGTTCGACCTGGCGCTGTCGGTACAGCCAGGTGAAATGGTGGCCTTGATCGGTGCTTCGGGGTCGGGCAAGTCGACCCTGCTGCGCCATCTCGCCGGCTTGGCACGCGGCGATGCCGGCAGTATCGAAGTGCTCGGTCGCCAGGTCCAGGCCGATGGTCGCCTCAACGGCGACGTGCGCCGTCAGCGCGCCGATATCGGCTACATCTTCCAGCAGTTCAATCTGGTCGGCCGCCTCAGTGTGATGCAGAACGTGCTGCTCGGTGGTCTGGGGCGCATGCCGCGCTGGCGTGGCAGCCTCAGCCTGTTCAATGCCGAGGAAAGGCAGCGTGCCATGCAGGCGCTGGAGCGGGTCGGTCTGGCCGAGTTCGCTGCGCAGCGTGCTTCGACCCTCTCCGGGGGGCAGCAGCAACGCGTAGCCATCGCCCGTGCGCTGTGCCAGCAGGCCGAGGTGATTCTCGCCGACGAGCCGATCGCCTCGCTCGACCCGGAGTCGGCACGCAAGGTGATGGAGATTCTCGCCGACATCAACCGCTGCGACGGCAAGACGGTGGTGGTGACCCTGCATCAGGTCGACTACGCGGTGCGCTATTGCCAGCGCGCCGTGGCGCTCAAGGGCGGGCGCATTCATTTCGACGGACCCACCGAAAGCTTCAATCCCGATTTTCTCAACGATCTCTACGGCGGCGATCTCGATATCAGCCTGCTGCTGCCGCAAGGGCAGCGCCCACGGGCTGTAGAGCGTCCGCTGACACTGGCCAAGGCCTGA
- a CDS encoding alpha-D-ribose 1-methylphosphonate 5-phosphate C-P-lyase PhnJ, which yields MNLSNASGAHEASAYNFAYLDEQTKRMIRRGLLKAVAIPGYQVPFGGREMPLPYGWGTGGMQVTAAILGRDDVLKVIDQGADDTTNAVSIRRFFARTAGVATTERTRDASVIQTRHRIPETPLVAGQIMVYQVPIPEPLRFIEPSESETRTMHALEDYGVMHVKLYEDIATFGHIATAYTYPVTVDKRYVMDPSPIPKFDNPKLDMSPALMLFGAGREKRLYAVPPFTQVVSLDFEDHPFAVQQWDECCAFCGSTESFLDELIVDDAGSKRYVCSDTDYCRQRTERLEENQQ from the coding sequence ATGAATCTGTCTAACGCAAGCGGCGCCCACGAGGCGTCGGCCTACAACTTCGCCTACCTCGACGAGCAGACCAAGCGCATGATCCGCCGTGGCCTGCTCAAGGCCGTGGCGATCCCCGGTTACCAGGTGCCTTTCGGTGGCCGCGAGATGCCGCTGCCCTACGGCTGGGGCACCGGCGGCATGCAAGTGACTGCCGCCATCCTGGGCCGTGATGATGTGCTCAAGGTGATCGACCAGGGCGCCGACGACACCACCAATGCGGTGTCGATCCGCCGCTTTTTCGCCCGCACTGCCGGCGTCGCCACCACCGAGCGTACTCGTGATGCCAGCGTGATCCAGACCCGTCACCGCATTCCGGAAACGCCGCTGGTGGCCGGACAGATCATGGTCTATCAGGTGCCGATTCCTGAGCCGCTGCGTTTCATCGAACCGTCCGAGAGCGAGACGCGCACCATGCATGCGCTGGAAGACTACGGCGTGATGCACGTGAAGCTGTACGAGGACATCGCCACCTTCGGCCATATCGCCACCGCCTATACCTACCCGGTGACGGTGGACAAGCGCTACGTGATGGATCCGTCGCCGATTCCCAAGTTCGACAACCCCAAGCTGGACATGAGCCCGGCGCTGATGCTGTTCGGTGCCGGCCGCGAGAAGCGCCTGTACGCGGTGCCGCCCTTTACTCAGGTGGTCAGCCTGGACTTCGAGGATCACCCCTTCGCCGTGCAGCAGTGGGACGAATGCTGCGCCTTCTGTGGCAGCACCGAGTCCTTCCTCGATGAGCTGATCGTCGATGACGCCGGCAGCAAGCGCTACGTCTGCTCCGACACCGACTACTGCCGCCAGCGCACCGAGCGCCTCGAGGAGAACCAGCAATGA
- a CDS encoding alpha-D-ribose 1-methylphosphonate 5-triphosphate diphosphatase — MSSEQILSNARIVTAEREFLGSVLLRDGLIVAVDEGASRLPQAQNLDGDYLLPGLVELHTDNLEKHMSPRPGVDWPSASAVLTHDAQIVSAGITTVFDALAIGDINPRGRRMQQLPAMIEAIAASEAAGQTRAEHRLHLRCELCHPDALTIYRDLVEHPLVALVSVMDHSPGQRQFAKVEKYREYYMGKYHLSPAEMEDFLQEQIANSRQYSDRQRRAIVEDCHSRGISVASHDDATLAHVQESAGFGMAIAEFPTTLEAARASHELGLKVLMGAPNVVRGGSHSGNIAAAELARHGVLDILSSDYYPASLLHAAWLLAGQNNDYDLPAAIATVSRAPARAAGLDDRGEIRVGLRADLVQARAHGEQPVIQQVWRQARRVF, encoded by the coding sequence ATGTCGTCTGAACAGATTCTCAGCAACGCCCGTATAGTCACTGCCGAGCGCGAGTTTCTCGGGTCGGTGCTGCTGCGTGACGGGCTGATCGTTGCGGTGGACGAGGGCGCCAGTCGTCTGCCGCAGGCCCAGAACCTGGATGGCGATTACCTGCTGCCGGGGCTGGTGGAGTTGCACACCGACAACCTGGAGAAGCATATGAGCCCCAGGCCGGGAGTCGATTGGCCTTCGGCCTCGGCGGTGCTGACCCACGATGCGCAGATCGTCTCCGCCGGCATCACCACGGTGTTCGATGCGCTGGCCATCGGCGACATCAACCCGCGCGGCCGGCGCATGCAGCAGCTGCCGGCGATGATCGAGGCCATCGCCGCCAGCGAGGCAGCCGGGCAGACCCGCGCCGAGCACCGTCTGCACCTGCGCTGCGAGCTGTGCCACCCCGATGCCCTGACCATCTACCGCGACCTGGTGGAGCACCCGCTGGTGGCGCTGGTCTCGGTGATGGATCACTCGCCCGGCCAGCGCCAGTTCGCCAAGGTGGAGAAGTACCGCGAGTACTACATGGGCAAGTACCACCTGAGTCCGGCGGAGATGGAGGATTTCCTTCAGGAGCAGATCGCCAACTCGCGCCAGTACAGCGATCGCCAGCGCCGCGCCATCGTCGAGGACTGCCACAGTCGCGGCATCTCGGTGGCCAGCCATGATGACGCGACCCTGGCCCACGTGCAGGAGTCGGCCGGCTTCGGTATGGCCATCGCCGAGTTTCCCACCACCCTGGAAGCGGCCAGGGCCAGCCACGAGCTGGGGCTGAAGGTGCTGATGGGGGCACCGAATGTGGTGCGCGGCGGCTCGCACTCCGGCAATATCGCCGCCGCCGAGCTGGCGCGCCACGGCGTGCTGGATATCCTTTCCAGCGACTACTACCCGGCCAGTCTGCTGCATGCGGCCTGGCTGCTCGCCGGGCAGAACAACGACTATGATTTGCCTGCGGCCATCGCCACCGTGAGCCGCGCGCCGGCCAGGGCGGCCGGACTGGATGACCGCGGCGAGATCCGCGTCGGTCTGCGCGCCGACCTGGTGCAGGCCAGGGCCCATGGCGAGCAGCCGGTGATCCAGCAGGTGTGGCGCCAAGCACGAAGGGTATTCTGA
- the phnD gene encoding phosphonate ABC transporter substrate-binding protein has product MFKRIGQVLAASALVTGSLLGSVQAAEELNFGIISTESSQNLKAMWEPFLADMSKQTGVKINAFFAPDYAGIIQGMRFDKVDVAWYGNKSAMEAVDRAGGEIFAQTVAANGAQGYYSLLVAHKDSPINSVEDMLKNAKSLTFANGDPNSTSGYLVPGYYVFAQNNADAGKIFKRSLNGSHEVNALSVANKQVDVGTFNSEGMERLEVTAPDKAAQLKVIWTSPLIPSDPIVWRKNLPQETRDKLRDFFMTYGAKPEEKKVLEDLQWGQFKASDNDQLLPIRQLELFKKRTEVANNDKLKDADKQAQLKELDDELAKLEQRMAEREKQGGASAG; this is encoded by the coding sequence ATGTTCAAACGCATCGGCCAGGTGCTGGCTGCCTCTGCGCTCGTCACCGGTTCCCTGCTGGGCTCGGTCCAGGCCGCCGAGGAACTCAACTTCGGCATCATCTCCACCGAGTCCTCGCAGAACCTCAAGGCCATGTGGGAGCCCTTCCTGGCTGACATGAGCAAGCAGACCGGGGTGAAGATCAACGCCTTCTTCGCCCCGGACTATGCCGGGATCATCCAGGGCATGCGCTTCGACAAGGTCGACGTGGCCTGGTACGGCAACAAGTCGGCGATGGAAGCGGTGGACCGCGCCGGCGGCGAGATCTTCGCCCAGACCGTAGCGGCCAACGGCGCCCAGGGCTACTACAGCCTGCTGGTGGCGCACAAGGACAGCCCGATCAATTCGGTCGAGGACATGCTCAAGAACGCCAAGAGCCTGACCTTCGCCAACGGCGACCCGAACTCCACTTCCGGTTATCTGGTGCCCGGTTACTACGTGTTCGCCCAGAACAACGCCGACGCCGGCAAGATCTTCAAGCGCTCGCTCAACGGCAGTCATGAGGTCAACGCCTTGTCGGTGGCCAACAAGCAGGTCGATGTCGGCACCTTCAACAGCGAGGGCATGGAGCGTCTGGAAGTGACCGCGCCGGACAAGGCCGCGCAGCTCAAGGTGATCTGGACCTCGCCGCTGATCCCCTCCGACCCCATCGTCTGGCGCAAGAATCTGCCGCAGGAAACCCGCGACAAGCTGCGTGACTTCTTCATGACCTACGGCGCCAAGCCGGAGGAGAAGAAGGTGCTCGAAGACCTGCAGTGGGGCCAGTTCAAGGCTTCGGACAACGATCAGTTGCTGCCGATTCGTCAGCTCGAACTGTTCAAGAAACGTACCGAAGTGGCCAATAACGACAAGCTCAAGGACGCCGACAAGCAGGCTCAGCTCAAGGAGCTGGACGACGAGTTGGCCAAGCTGGAGCAGCGTATGGCCGAGCGTGAGAAGCAGGGCGGCGCCAGCGCCGGCTGA
- the phnL gene encoding phosphonate C-P lyase system protein PhnL produces the protein MNNLIEVSDLSKTFTLHQQNGVVLQVLRDLNFSVRGGECLVLHGQSGAGKSTLLRTLYGNYLAAGGSIRIRHQGEPVELVGAEPRQVLAVRRQSLGYVSQFLRVIPRVSTLDVVMEPALSRGWTRSDAEARAKALLGRLNIPEALWQLAPGTFSGGEQQRVNIARGFMVEWPVLLLDEPTASLDDANRQVVLELILEAKAAGSALIGIFHDRIAREAVADRYLDMSAEAAQAEYVYVV, from the coding sequence ATGAACAACCTGATCGAGGTCAGCGACCTCAGCAAGACCTTCACCCTGCACCAGCAGAATGGCGTCGTCCTGCAGGTGCTGCGTGACCTGAACTTCAGCGTGCGCGGCGGCGAGTGCCTGGTGCTGCACGGCCAGTCCGGCGCTGGCAAGTCGACCCTGCTGCGCACCTTGTACGGCAACTACCTGGCCGCTGGCGGCAGCATTCGCATCCGTCACCAGGGCGAGCCGGTGGAGCTGGTCGGCGCCGAGCCGCGCCAGGTGCTGGCGGTGCGCCGGCAAAGCCTGGGTTATGTCAGTCAGTTCCTGCGGGTGATCCCGCGCGTGTCGACCCTGGACGTGGTGATGGAACCGGCGCTGTCGCGAGGCTGGACGCGCAGCGACGCCGAGGCGCGAGCCAAGGCGCTGCTAGGCCGGCTGAATATTCCTGAGGCGTTGTGGCAGCTGGCTCCGGGCACCTTCTCCGGCGGCGAGCAGCAGCGCGTCAACATCGCCCGCGGCTTTATGGTCGAGTGGCCGGTGCTGCTGCTCGACGAACCCACCGCCTCGCTGGACGACGCCAACCGCCAGGTGGTGCTGGAGCTGATTCTCGAGGCCAAGGCGGCCGGCAGCGCGCTGATCGGCATCTTCCACGACCGCATCGCCCGCGAGGCCGTGGCCGACCGTTACCTCGACATGAGCGCCGAGGCGGCGCAAGCGGAGTACGTCTATGTCGTCTGA
- the phnK gene encoding phosphonate C-P lyase system protein PhnK, with protein MSAAERLQPAVAATEPLFSVRDLTRLYGPDKGCQGVSFDLYPGEVLGIVGESGSGKSTLLSLLSGRCPPDRGAVSYRGRDDQWLDLYSASEAERRTLLRTEWGFVEQNPRDGLRMAVSAGANIGERLMAQGVRHYGELRAAGLDWLSQVEIDPARIDDLPRTFSGGMQQRLQIARNLVSSPRLVFMDEPTGGLDVSVQARLLDLLRGLVRELDLAVVIVTHDLAVARLLADRLMVMRRSRVVEAGLTDQILDDPQHPYSQLLVSSVLQP; from the coding sequence ATGAGCGCCGCCGAACGTCTGCAACCTGCCGTGGCAGCGACCGAGCCGCTGTTCTCGGTGCGTGACCTGACCCGTCTGTACGGCCCGGACAAGGGCTGCCAGGGCGTCAGCTTCGACCTCTATCCCGGCGAAGTGCTGGGCATAGTCGGCGAGTCCGGCTCGGGCAAGTCCACCTTGCTCAGCTTGCTCTCCGGGCGCTGCCCGCCGGATCGCGGCGCGGTCAGTTATCGCGGTCGCGACGATCAGTGGCTCGACCTGTACAGCGCCAGTGAGGCCGAGCGGCGCACGCTGTTGCGTACCGAATGGGGCTTCGTCGAGCAGAACCCGCGTGACGGCTTGCGCATGGCGGTGTCGGCCGGCGCCAACATCGGCGAGCGGCTGATGGCTCAGGGCGTGCGCCACTACGGTGAGCTGCGCGCCGCCGGGCTCGACTGGCTGAGCCAGGTGGAGATCGACCCGGCACGTATCGACGACCTGCCGCGTACCTTCTCCGGCGGCATGCAGCAACGCCTGCAGATCGCCCGCAACCTGGTGTCCTCGCCACGCCTGGTGTTCATGGACGAGCCGACCGGCGGGCTGGACGTGTCGGTGCAGGCGCGCCTGCTCGATCTGCTGCGCGGCCTGGTGCGTGAGCTGGATCTGGCCGTGGTGATCGTCACCCATGACCTGGCGGTGGCGCGCCTGCTGGCCGATCGGTTGATGGTGATGCGCCGTTCGAGGGTGGTGGAGGCGGGGCTGACCGATCAGATCCTCGACGATCCGCAGCATCCGTATTCGCAGTTGCTGGTGTCGTCGGTTTTGCAACCCTGA
- the phnN gene encoding phosphonate metabolism protein/1,5-bisphosphokinase (PRPP-forming) PhnN, whose product MQGRLIYLMGPSGSGKDSLLQAARAPLEAHGCRFARRVITRSAESVGEDALGVTPDEFERLQGEGAFALSWRANGLAYGIPREIDDWLSAGQDVLINGSRGHLEAARQRYPDLLAILLQVDEAVLRQRLLARGRETPEQIEQRLARSRSFAPVGGAFGSGIVLRSTSCIHAVAAATVAAKAPPTGKFLAILDNSGPLQQTVSRLLQLLDEARRCA is encoded by the coding sequence ATGCAGGGCAGGTTGATCTATCTGATGGGGCCTTCGGGCTCGGGCAAGGACAGCCTGTTGCAAGCCGCGCGAGCGCCGCTGGAGGCCCACGGCTGCCGTTTCGCCCGGCGGGTTATCACCCGCAGCGCCGAGTCGGTAGGTGAGGACGCACTGGGTGTCACCCCGGACGAGTTCGAGCGTCTGCAGGGTGAGGGCGCCTTCGCCCTGAGCTGGCGTGCCAACGGCCTGGCCTACGGCATTCCGCGTGAGATCGACGACTGGCTCAGCGCCGGCCAGGACGTGCTGATCAATGGCTCGCGCGGTCATCTTGAGGCTGCGCGCCAGCGCTACCCGGATCTGCTGGCGATTCTTCTGCAGGTCGACGAGGCGGTGCTGCGCCAGCGCTTGCTGGCCCGTGGCCGCGAGACGCCGGAGCAGATCGAGCAACGCCTGGCGCGCAGCCGCAGCTTTGCCCCAGTGGGAGGCGCTTTCGGCTCGGGCATCGTGCTTCGCTCTACCTCCTGCATCCATGCAGTCGCAGCGGCGACTGTCGCGGCTAAAGCCCCTCCCACAGGGAAGTTCCTGGCAATCCTCGACAACTCCGGCCCCCTGCAACAAACCGTCAGCCGCCTGCTGCAACTGCTCGACGAGGCCCGCCGATGCGCCTGA
- a CDS encoding Arc family DNA-binding protein — MRPMKQAIYSSRTADKFVVRLPDGMRERIADVARNHHRSMNSEIIARLEQSMLQEGALDDDLSLRLDSPELSLHERELLQRFRQLSRRQQNALVALIAHDVEMAAEEA; from the coding sequence ATGCGCCCTATGAAACAGGCTATTTATTCCAGCCGCACGGCTGACAAATTTGTCGTTCGCTTGCCAGATGGCATGCGTGAGCGTATCGCTGACGTAGCACGCAACCATCACCGCAGCATGAATTCGGAAATCATCGCCCGCCTGGAGCAAAGCATGCTTCAGGAAGGTGCGCTGGATGACGATCTCAGCCTGCGTCTCGACAGCCCCGAACTGAGCCTCCATGAGCGTGAATTGCTGCAGCGTTTTCGTCAGTTGTCGCGCCGCCAGCAGAACGCGCTGGTCGCTCTGATTGCCCACGACGTGGAAATGGCCGCCGAAGAAGCCTGA
- the phnE gene encoding phosphonate ABC transporter, permease protein PhnE gives MTTLTTATPVADGKRSWPQLIGWGLFFAVLAWSWQGAEMNPLALVRDAGNMATFAADFFPPDFSNWQHYLKEMVVTVQIALWGTVLAIVCAIPLGILCSENIVPWWIYQPVRRVMDACRSINEMVFAMLFVVAVGLGPFAGVLALFISTTGVLAKLFAEAVEAIDPGPVEGVRATGASALQEVIFGVIPQVLPLWISYSLYRFESNVRSATVVGMVGAGGIGVILWEAIRGFQFAQTCALLIVIILVVSAIDILSQRLRKLFI, from the coding sequence ATGACCACACTGACCACCGCCACCCCGGTCGCCGACGGCAAGCGCAGCTGGCCGCAACTTATCGGCTGGGGCCTGTTCTTCGCCGTACTTGCCTGGTCCTGGCAGGGCGCGGAAATGAACCCGCTGGCGCTGGTGCGCGATGCCGGCAACATGGCCACCTTCGCCGCCGACTTCTTTCCGCCGGATTTCAGCAACTGGCAGCACTACCTCAAGGAGATGGTCGTCACCGTGCAGATCGCCCTCTGGGGCACGGTGCTGGCCATCGTCTGCGCCATTCCGCTGGGCATTCTCTGCTCCGAGAACATCGTGCCCTGGTGGATCTATCAGCCGGTACGCCGGGTGATGGATGCCTGCCGTTCGATCAACGAAATGGTCTTCGCCATGCTCTTCGTCGTCGCGGTCGGCCTCGGCCCCTTCGCTGGCGTGCTGGCACTGTTCATTAGCACCACCGGGGTGCTGGCCAAATTGTTCGCCGAGGCGGTCGAGGCCATCGATCCGGGCCCGGTGGAAGGCGTGCGCGCCACTGGTGCCAGCGCCCTGCAGGAAGTGATCTTCGGCGTCATCCCGCAGGTGCTGCCGCTGTGGATCTCCTACTCGCTGTACCGCTTCGAGTCCAACGTTCGCTCGGCAACCGTGGTCGGCATGGTCGGCGCTGGTGGTATCGGGGTGATCCTCTGGGAGGCCATACGCGGCTTCCAGTTCGCCCAGACCTGCGCCCTGCTGATCGTGATCATCCTGGTGGTGAGCGCCATCGACATCCTGTCCCAGCGCCTGCGCAAGCTCTTTATCTGA
- a CDS encoding carbon-phosphorus lyase complex subunit PhnI → MYVAVKGGERAIDNAHQLLASRRRGDTAVAELSVQQVRQQLPLAVARVMSEGSLYDEELAALAIKQAAGDLMEAIFLLRAYRTTLPRFGASEPLDTTKMQLERRISATFKDLPGGQLLGPTFDYTHRLLDFALLAEGEYPAPEAAVTDEPKPCPRVLDFLAGEGLMARETDDGAPVPDITREPLAFPASRAERLQALARGDEGFLLALGYSTQRGYGRNHPFAGEIRIGAVEVWMTPAELGFAVPLGDIEITECEMVNQFVGESAEQAQFTRGYGLAFGYAERKAMGMALVDRALRAREYGEEVQGPAQEEEFVLMHCDNVEASGFVSHLKLPHYVDFQAELELIRKLRRQRRTADESV, encoded by the coding sequence ATGTATGTCGCCGTCAAGGGTGGCGAACGCGCCATCGACAATGCCCATCAACTGCTGGCCAGCCGTCGCCGTGGCGATACCGCCGTCGCCGAACTGAGCGTGCAGCAGGTGCGTCAGCAACTGCCGCTGGCCGTGGCCCGCGTCATGAGCGAAGGCTCGCTGTACGACGAGGAACTGGCTGCGCTGGCGATCAAGCAGGCCGCGGGCGATCTGATGGAAGCCATCTTCCTCTTGCGCGCCTACCGCACCACGCTGCCGCGCTTCGGCGCCAGCGAGCCGCTGGATACCACGAAGATGCAGCTGGAACGGCGCATCTCCGCCACCTTCAAGGATCTGCCCGGTGGTCAATTGCTCGGCCCGACCTTCGACTACACCCATCGCCTGCTGGACTTCGCCCTGCTGGCCGAGGGTGAGTATCCGGCGCCGGAGGCCGCGGTGACCGATGAGCCCAAGCCCTGCCCTCGGGTTCTGGACTTTCTTGCAGGCGAGGGCCTGATGGCCCGCGAGACGGACGACGGCGCGCCGGTGCCAGACATCACCCGCGAGCCGCTGGCCTTTCCCGCCAGCCGCGCCGAGCGCCTGCAGGCGCTGGCCCGTGGCGACGAGGGCTTCCTCCTGGCGCTGGGTTATTCCACCCAGCGTGGCTACGGACGCAACCACCCCTTCGCCGGGGAGATCCGCATCGGCGCCGTCGAGGTGTGGATGACGCCCGCCGAACTGGGTTTCGCCGTGCCACTGGGCGACATCGAAATCACCGAGTGCGAGATGGTTAACCAGTTCGTCGGTGAAAGCGCCGAGCAGGCGCAGTTCACCCGCGGCTACGGTCTGGCCTTCGGTTACGCCGAACGCAAGGCCATGGGCATGGCCCTGGTCGACCGCGCGCTGCGTGCCCGTGAGTACGGCGAGGAAGTGCAGGGCCCGGCGCAGGAGGAGGAATTCGTGCTGATGCACTGCGACAACGTCGAGGCCTCCGGCTTCGTCTCGCACCTCAAGTTGCCGCACTACGTCGACTTCCAGGCCGAACTGGAACTGATCCGCAAGCTGCGCCGCCAGAGGAGAACCGCTGATGAATCTGTCTAA
- the phnH gene encoding phosphonate C-P lyase system protein PhnH gives MTTLHSSHWLQPAFDDPVLDAQVSFRAALGALAEPGLPRAMDRAHALGGLAPATYGLCLAFLDSDTPLWLAPRFDTPLIRANLAFHCGCPIVAEREIALFALLDESELSDLSDFDNGSERYPDQSCTLLIQLGDLHAGPALRWRGPGIKDVRSVSLPLPASFWQQRQARNAFPRGLDCFFAADGEVIGLPRSTHVLIETEEAA, from the coding sequence ATGACTACGCTGCACAGCTCGCACTGGCTGCAACCGGCTTTCGACGACCCGGTGCTGGACGCCCAGGTCAGCTTCCGCGCGGCCCTCGGAGCCCTGGCGGAGCCGGGCCTGCCGCGTGCCATGGATCGCGCCCATGCATTGGGTGGGCTGGCACCGGCCACCTATGGCCTGTGCCTGGCCTTCCTCGACAGCGATACGCCGTTGTGGCTGGCGCCGCGCTTCGACACGCCGTTGATCCGTGCCAACCTGGCATTCCATTGCGGCTGCCCGATCGTCGCCGAGCGCGAGATTGCCCTGTTCGCCCTGCTCGATGAAAGCGAGTTGAGCGATCTGTCGGACTTCGACAACGGCAGCGAACGCTACCCGGATCAGTCCTGCACGCTGCTGATCCAGTTGGGTGATCTGCACGCTGGCCCAGCCCTGCGCTGGCGCGGCCCGGGCATCAAGGACGTGCGCAGCGTCAGCCTGCCGTTGCCGGCCTCGTTCTGGCAGCAGCGCCAGGCGCGCAACGCTTTTCCCCGTGGTCTGGACTGCTTCTTCGCCGCTGACGGCGAGGTCATCGGCCTGCCACGCAGCACCCACGTGCTGATCGAAACCGAGGAGGCCGCCTGA
- the phnG gene encoding phosphonate C-P lyase system protein PhnG encodes MNDLDPNIAARQRWMGVLARAGDALDAHEAALKDSAYQLIRAPEVGMTLVRGRMGGTGSAFNLGEMSVTRCVVRLADGRTGYSYLAGRDKRRAELAALADAHLQGSDQARWLSDLIEPLARQQREQRLARAARTATTQVEFFTLVRGED; translated from the coding sequence ATGAACGACCTTGATCCGAACATCGCCGCGCGCCAGCGCTGGATGGGGGTACTGGCCCGCGCCGGCGACGCCCTCGATGCCCACGAGGCGGCGCTCAAGGACAGCGCCTACCAACTGATCCGCGCCCCCGAAGTGGGCATGACCCTGGTGCGTGGGCGCATGGGCGGCACCGGCAGCGCCTTCAACCTTGGCGAGATGAGTGTGACCCGCTGCGTGGTGCGCCTGGCCGACGGCCGTACCGGCTACAGCTACCTGGCCGGTCGCGACAAGCGCCGCGCCGAACTAGCGGCGCTGGCCGACGCCCACCTGCAGGGCAGCGACCAGGCGCGCTGGCTCAGCGACCTGATCGAACCCCTGGCCCGCCAGCAGCGCGAGCAGCGCCTGGCCCGGGCTGCCCGCACCGCCACCACCCAGGTGGAATTCTTCACCCTGGTCAGAGGAGAGGACTGA
- the phnF gene encoding phosphonate metabolism transcriptional regulator PhnF: MRPFQTMNLSRQSEPLYRELAAVLREDVQRMSPGDYLPGEMQLAARFSVNRHTLRRAVDELVLEGRLLRRQGKGTQVLAKPLVYPVEAGSAFSQSLSALGHRVEAHLLERLRRSGSSEECRHLQLPDGSELVELATLRLLDGQPLSLIRHRFCASLAPLLADYRGGSLRQYLAERDLPLARTFSLIGARLPSREEAAHLLMPRHAPLLSVLTLSRDPAGRAVELAQSSSRADRFQYQVAT, translated from the coding sequence GTGCGCCCTTTTCAAACGATGAACTTGTCTAGACAAAGCGAACCGCTGTACCGCGAACTGGCCGCCGTGTTGCGCGAGGACGTGCAGCGCATGAGCCCGGGCGACTACCTGCCGGGCGAGATGCAACTGGCCGCCCGTTTTTCCGTCAATCGCCACACCCTGCGTCGCGCCGTGGACGAGCTGGTGCTCGAAGGCCGCCTGCTGCGCCGCCAGGGCAAGGGCACCCAGGTGTTGGCCAAGCCGCTGGTGTATCCGGTGGAGGCGGGCAGTGCCTTCAGCCAGTCGCTGTCGGCGCTCGGCCACCGCGTCGAGGCGCACTTGCTCGAGCGCCTGCGCCGCAGCGGCAGCAGCGAGGAGTGCCGCCATCTGCAATTGCCCGATGGCAGCGAGCTGGTCGAACTGGCCACCCTGCGCCTGCTCGATGGTCAGCCGCTGAGCCTGATCCGTCACCGTTTCTGCGCCAGCCTGGCGCCGCTGCTGGCCGACTACCGGGGCGGTTCGCTGCGCCAGTACCTGGCTGAGCGCGATCTGCCGCTGGCGCGCACCTTCAGCCTGATCGGTGCGCGTCTGCCCAGCCGCGAGGAGGCGGCGCACCTGCTGATGCCGCGCCATGCGCCGCTGCTCAGTGTGCTCACGCTGTCCCGTGATCCCGCCGGTCGTGCCGTGGAGCTGGCGCAATCCAGCAGCCGCGCCGACCGCTTCCAGTACCAGGTCGCGACCTGA